Proteins from one Deinococcus actinosclerus genomic window:
- a CDS encoding response regulator, with translation MSRPFTVLLVEDELADAELFQDLLAEVAADIRVEHVENGQAALELLQRPHAPRPDLIVLDLNMPVMNGHDFLVQAKTVPDLRAIPVMVLSTSDHPDDIHRAYDGYASGYVVKPGSYREYTQVLDTVQAYWRGLVRLPRLEDLAR, from the coding sequence ATGTCCAGACCCTTTACCGTCCTACTGGTCGAGGACGAGCTCGCCGACGCCGAACTGTTTCAGGATCTGCTGGCCGAGGTGGCCGCCGATATTCGCGTGGAGCACGTCGAGAACGGACAGGCCGCCCTGGAACTCCTGCAGCGGCCCCACGCGCCGCGCCCCGATCTGATCGTGCTCGACCTGAACATGCCGGTCATGAACGGCCACGATTTCCTGGTGCAGGCCAAGACCGTGCCGGACCTGCGGGCCATTCCCGTGATGGTGCTGTCCACCAGCGACCACCCGGACGACATTCACCGCGCCTACGACGGCTACGCCAGCGGGTACGTGGTCAAGCCCGGCAGCTACCGGGAGTACACCCAGGTGCTCGACACCGTGCAGGCCTACTGGCGCGGCCTGGTGCGCCTGCCACGCCTGGAAGACCTGGCCCGCTGA
- a CDS encoding inorganic phosphate transporter, whose product MDTALLSLIVIVALALIFDFINGFHDTANAIATSVATKVLTPAQAIAMAAVLNVVGALAGTAVAKTISKDIIPQDYATLHLVGATLVSAIVWNLFTWWKGLPSSSSHALVFSMVGAGVAAGGWGIIIPKGVQKTLTGLITSPALGFIVPIILFFLISWLVLRWMKPRVVTRTFRTLQIFSAAFMAFSHGGNDAQKTMGIITFALAAYTGTKIETVPLWVILSAAAAMGAGTAVGGWRIIKTMGFKVVDLKPVDGFIAETGAALIIDGASRLGIPVSTTHTISTAIMGVGTTKGFKKVKWQVAGRIVQAWIYTIPVCIALGWLVHKAILAFI is encoded by the coding sequence GTGGATACTGCTCTTCTCAGCCTGATCGTCATCGTGGCGCTGGCGCTGATCTTCGACTTCATCAACGGCTTCCACGACACCGCCAACGCCATCGCCACGTCGGTCGCCACCAAGGTGCTCACGCCCGCGCAGGCCATCGCCATGGCAGCCGTGCTGAACGTGGTGGGCGCGCTGGCCGGCACGGCGGTCGCCAAGACCATCAGCAAGGACATCATCCCGCAGGACTACGCCACGCTGCACCTCGTGGGCGCCACGCTGGTCAGCGCGATCGTCTGGAACCTCTTCACGTGGTGGAAGGGCCTGCCGAGCAGCTCCAGCCACGCTCTGGTGTTCAGCATGGTGGGCGCGGGCGTCGCGGCGGGCGGCTGGGGCATCATCATCCCCAAGGGCGTCCAGAAGACCCTGACCGGTCTGATCACCAGCCCGGCGCTGGGGTTCATCGTGCCGATCATCCTGTTCTTCCTGATCTCCTGGCTGGTGCTGCGCTGGATGAAACCGCGCGTGGTGACCCGCACGTTCCGCACGCTGCAGATCTTCAGCGCCGCGTTCATGGCCTTCAGTCACGGCGGCAACGACGCGCAGAAGACCATGGGGATCATCACCTTCGCGCTGGCCGCGTACACCGGCACCAAGATCGAGACGGTGCCCCTGTGGGTCATCCTGTCCGCAGCCGCCGCCATGGGTGCGGGCACCGCCGTGGGCGGCTGGCGCATCATCAAGACCATGGGCTTCAAGGTCGTGGATCTCAAGCCCGTGGACGGCTTCATCGCCGAGACCGGCGCGGCCCTGATCATCGACGGCGCGAGCCGCCTGGGCATCCCGGTCAGCACCACGCACACCATCAGCACCGCGATCATGGGCGTGGGCACCACCAAGGGCTTCAAGAAGGTCAAGTGGCAGGTGGCCGGGCGGATCGTGCAGGCGTGGATCTACACCATCCCGGTGTGCATCGCGCTGGGCTGGCTGGTGCACAAGGCGATCCTGGCCTTCATCTGA
- a CDS encoding DUF47 domain-containing protein, translating to MVLSKFMPSNPKFSEKFAAAARNAHATAQALVDLLENYTDVDAKVQRVRDLEHEGDRLSAEVTTLLAESFIVPFDREDIIALNDELDDLVDDMEDAARKLSLYGVEAPLPAMARLARVVEQQCALLAQGMPMIEQNNKIGELTRIAKEIRALEDQGDTISDEVQRTLYHGVNDVQGMIRAMRGGEIVNLIENASDQAQRVAKTVESILLKNA from the coding sequence ATGGTTCTGTCTAAATTCATGCCCAGCAACCCCAAGTTCAGTGAGAAGTTCGCCGCCGCCGCGCGGAACGCGCACGCGACCGCGCAGGCCCTGGTGGATCTGCTGGAGAACTACACCGACGTCGACGCCAAAGTCCAGCGCGTACGTGACCTGGAGCACGAGGGCGACCGCCTGAGTGCCGAGGTGACCACCCTGCTGGCCGAGTCGTTCATCGTGCCCTTCGACCGTGAGGACATTATTGCCCTGAACGACGAACTCGACGATCTGGTCGACGACATGGAGGACGCGGCGCGCAAGCTCAGCCTGTACGGCGTGGAGGCCCCGCTGCCCGCCATGGCGCGCCTGGCGCGCGTGGTCGAGCAGCAGTGCGCGCTGCTCGCGCAGGGCATGCCCATGATCGAGCAGAACAACAAGATCGGTGAGCTGACCCGCATCGCCAAGGAGATCCGCGCGCTGGAGGATCAGGGCGACACGATCAGCGACGAGGTGCAGCGCACCCTGTACCACGGCGTGAACGACGTGCAGGGCATGATCCGCGCCATGCGCGGCGGGGAGATCGTGAATCTCATCGAGAACGCGAGCGATCAGGCGCAGCGCGTCGCGAAGACCGTCGAAAGCATCCTCCTGAAGAACGCCTGA